One genomic window of Pseudomonas chlororaphis subsp. piscium includes the following:
- a CDS encoding Gfo/Idh/MocA family protein, translated as MRPVRWGMIGCGSVTERKSGPAFYKAPGSALVAVMGRRLEAVRDYAARHGIARFYTDAQALIDDPEVDAVYIATPPDSHHAYSFRVAAAGKHCCVEKPMALNAGQSLEMQQVFQQAGLHLFVSYYRRSLPRFQQVRQWLRDGRIGEVRHLSWTLTKAPSKADRSGGRNWRTDPRIAGGGYFADLASHGLDLFQYLLGDITEVAGFTARQAGLYSAEDAVSASWRFASGALGTGAWNFVADRRVDRVEIIGSQGRIGFSVFDEHPLQLDADEQLSLFIDNPEHIQWHHVLGINAHIRGQAQHPALAAEAVKTDRVMDLILKRG; from the coding sequence ATGCGGCCCGTGCGCTGGGGCATGATCGGTTGCGGCAGCGTCACCGAACGCAAGAGCGGCCCGGCCTTCTACAAGGCGCCGGGCTCGGCCTTGGTGGCGGTGATGGGTCGGCGCCTGGAAGCGGTGCGGGACTATGCGGCACGCCACGGCATCGCACGCTTCTACACCGATGCCCAGGCGCTGATCGACGACCCCGAAGTGGACGCGGTGTACATCGCCACGCCACCTGACAGTCACCACGCCTACAGCTTTCGGGTGGCCGCCGCCGGCAAGCACTGCTGCGTGGAAAAACCGATGGCATTGAACGCCGGGCAAAGCCTGGAGATGCAGCAGGTTTTCCAGCAGGCCGGATTGCACCTGTTCGTGTCCTACTACCGCCGTTCCCTGCCGCGCTTCCAGCAAGTGCGGCAATGGCTGCGGGACGGGCGCATCGGTGAGGTGCGCCACCTGAGCTGGACCCTGACCAAGGCCCCGTCCAAGGCCGATCGCAGTGGCGGCCGCAACTGGCGCACCGACCCGCGGATCGCCGGCGGCGGCTACTTCGCCGACCTGGCGAGCCACGGCCTGGACCTGTTCCAGTACCTGCTGGGGGACATCACCGAGGTCGCCGGTTTCACCGCGCGGCAGGCCGGGCTGTACAGCGCCGAGGACGCAGTGAGCGCCAGCTGGCGTTTCGCGAGTGGCGCCCTGGGCACGGGGGCCTGGAACTTCGTCGCGGACCGTCGGGTGGACCGGGTGGAGATCATCGGCAGCCAGGGGCGTATCGGCTTCTCGGTGTTCGACGAACATCCGCTGCAATTGGACGCCGATGAACAGTTGAGCCTCTTCATCGACAACCCCGAGCACATCCAGTGGCACCACGTACTCGGCATAAACGCCCATATCCGTGGCCAAGCACAGCATCCGGCCCTGGCCGCCGAGGCGGTGAAAACCGACCGGGTCATGGACCTGATCCTCAAGCGCGGTTAG
- a CDS encoding Dyp-type peroxidase, whose protein sequence is MSYYQPGILATPVPTQARHLFFALESIEALPAAIDRLLALVDGKTAVAGFGASLVKVLGARVQGLKAFPALTGVGVDNPSTQHALWVWLHGEDRGELLHRSNELEAALAPALRLVQMNEAFRHKTGHDLTGYEDGTENPHDEEAIAAALAEGADGLRGGSFAAIQQWQHDFKGFAAMHQQERDNIIGRRLSDNEELDDAPDSAHVKRTAQESFTPEAFMVRRSMPWIEGDKGGLMFLAFGHSLHAFEVQLRRMSGLEDGIVDGLYRMSRPITGGYYWCPPLQDGRLDLRALQAV, encoded by the coding sequence ATGAGTTACTACCAGCCGGGCATTCTTGCCACCCCCGTTCCGACCCAGGCTCGTCACCTGTTTTTCGCCCTCGAATCCATCGAGGCGCTGCCGGCGGCGATCGATCGCTTGCTGGCGCTGGTGGACGGGAAAACGGCGGTAGCGGGTTTTGGCGCGTCGCTGGTCAAGGTGCTGGGCGCCCGCGTGCAGGGGCTCAAGGCCTTCCCGGCGCTGACCGGGGTCGGCGTCGACAACCCTTCGACCCAGCATGCGCTGTGGGTCTGGCTGCATGGCGAAGACCGCGGCGAGCTGCTGCACCGCAGCAACGAGCTGGAGGCCGCCCTGGCCCCGGCGTTGCGCCTGGTGCAGATGAACGAAGCCTTCCGCCACAAGACCGGCCACGACCTGACCGGTTACGAGGACGGCACTGAAAACCCTCACGATGAAGAAGCCATCGCCGCGGCCCTGGCCGAAGGCGCCGACGGCCTGCGCGGTGGCAGCTTCGCCGCGATCCAGCAGTGGCAGCACGACTTCAAGGGTTTTGCCGCGATGCATCAGCAAGAGCGCGACAACATCATCGGCCGCCGCCTGAGCGATAACGAAGAGCTGGACGACGCGCCGGACTCGGCTCACGTCAAGCGCACCGCCCAGGAGAGCTTCACCCCCGAAGCCTTTATGGTGCGCCGCTCGATGCCGTGGATCGAAGGCGACAAGGGCGGCCTGATGTTCCTCGCCTTCGGCCACAGCCTCCACGCCTTCGAAGTCCAGCTGCGGCGCATGAGCGGCCTGGAAGACGGCATAGTCGACGGCCTGTACCGCATGAGCCGGCCGATCACCGGCGGCTACTACTGGTGCCCGCCACTGCAGGACGGCCGCCTCGACCTGCGTGCCCTGCAAGCGGTCTGA
- a CDS encoding AraC family transcriptional regulator, whose protein sequence is MQMKAVDPQYQLALVSPFLLQTLAEVAGSHGVDPHALCRGLGFTLDDLQDPAQRISYRQAVAMIQRALKALPQQGLGLWVGHQNVLGTLGLLGHVLSLCKTLRDAFDIGLRHQHTTGGLANCTIQQQGDEFFVEAECRLPYSDVQIFAVEEFFASLPVYGRALVGADFKPLRIEFTHSAPVYRDEYLRLLGPDVHFGCLHNRMVIAGHWLDTRLPNHHAVALRQALKLLELESAQVHRKLDLIQAVERAISRDLTQGSHIEQVASDLNMSGRTLRRRLSEHDLTFEALLEQVRRARTLSLLANPQLSIERITEAVGYSDVRSFRRAFKRWTGLSPSAYREEGGQL, encoded by the coding sequence ATGCAGATGAAAGCCGTCGATCCACAGTACCAACTGGCCCTGGTTTCACCCTTCCTGTTGCAGACCCTGGCCGAAGTCGCGGGCAGCCACGGCGTCGACCCGCACGCCCTGTGCCGGGGCCTGGGCTTTACCCTCGACGACCTGCAGGACCCCGCACAACGCATCTCCTACCGCCAGGCCGTGGCGATGATCCAGCGCGCGCTCAAGGCCTTGCCGCAGCAGGGCCTGGGCCTGTGGGTCGGGCATCAGAACGTGCTCGGCACCCTGGGCCTGCTGGGGCATGTGCTGTCGCTGTGCAAGACCCTGCGCGATGCCTTCGACATCGGCCTGCGCCATCAGCACACCACCGGCGGCCTCGCCAACTGCACCATCCAGCAACAGGGTGACGAGTTTTTTGTCGAGGCCGAATGCCGGCTGCCTTACAGCGACGTGCAGATCTTTGCCGTCGAAGAGTTCTTCGCCAGCCTGCCGGTCTATGGCCGGGCCCTGGTCGGCGCCGACTTCAAGCCGCTGCGGATCGAGTTCACGCACTCCGCCCCGGTTTATCGGGACGAGTACCTGCGCCTGCTGGGGCCCGACGTGCACTTCGGCTGCCTGCACAACCGCATGGTCATCGCCGGCCACTGGCTGGACACGCGCCTGCCCAACCACCATGCCGTGGCCCTGCGCCAGGCGCTCAAGTTGCTGGAACTGGAAAGCGCCCAGGTGCACCGCAAGCTGGACCTGATCCAGGCGGTGGAGCGGGCCATCTCCCGCGACCTGACCCAGGGCAGCCATATCGAGCAGGTCGCCAGTGACCTGAACATGAGCGGGCGCACCCTGCGCCGACGCCTGAGCGAGCACGACCTGACCTTCGAAGCGTTGTTGGAGCAGGTGCGCCGGGCGCGCACCCTGAGCCTGCTGGCCAACCCGCAGCTGTCCATCGAGCGCATCACCGAGGCGGTGGGCTACAGCGACGTGCGCAGTTTTCGCCGGGCGTTCAAGCGTTGGACCGGCCTGAGCCCCAGCGCCTACCGGGAAGAGGGCGGCCAGTTGTAG